A single genomic interval of Zunongwangia sp. HGR-M22 harbors:
- a CDS encoding 30S ribosomal protein S16, whose product MPVKIRLQRHGKKGKPFYWIVAADARSKRDGKFLDKVGIYNPNTNPATIELDVDGAVKWLQNGAQPTDTARAILSYKGALLKNHLAGGVRKGALTEEEAEKKFQAWLEEKESKISNKKENLTKAEQEAKDKALAAEKEVNAKREAAAAEAAAVTEEGEPEADVDKEVDAATDEEAKTEEKQG is encoded by the coding sequence ATGCCTGTAAAAATAAGATTACAAAGACACGGTAAAAAAGGAAAACCTTTTTACTGGATCGTAGCGGCTGACGCACGTTCAAAAAGAGATGGTAAATTCTTAGATAAAGTAGGAATTTATAATCCAAATACAAATCCTGCAACTATCGAGCTAGATGTTGACGGAGCTGTAAAATGGTTACAGAATGGAGCACAGCCAACTGATACTGCTCGTGCTATTCTTTCTTACAAAGGTGCATTACTTAAAAATCACCTTGCTGGTGGAGTTAGAAAAGGTGCTTTAACTGAAGAAGAAGCTGAGAAGAAATTCCAAGCTTGGTTAGAGGAAAAAGAAAGCAAAATTAGCAACAAGAAAGAAAATCTTACAAAAGCAGAACAAGAAGCAAAAGACAAAGCTTTAGCTGCTGAGAAAGAAGTAAACGCTAAACGTGAAGCTGCCGCTGCTGAGGCTGCCGCTGTTACTGAAGAAGGCGAACCAGAAGCTGATGTAGACAAAGAAGTAGACGCAGCTACAGATGAAGAAGCTAAAACTGAAGAAAAACAAGGTTAA
- the rimM gene encoding ribosome maturation factor RimM (Essential for efficient processing of 16S rRNA): MTKEECFYLGKIVSKYSFKGELLIKLDTDEPELYTEMESVFVEYNDNLVPFFIEKSSLHKSTLLRAKIEDIDTEDDADDMIGCELYLPLTFLPELDEDQFYYHEIIGFKVIDAKHGDIGIITSINDSTAQALFEIKKDDKEILIPMNDEFIEKIDKPNQTINVTTPEGLIDLYLG; the protein is encoded by the coding sequence ATGACTAAAGAAGAATGTTTCTACTTAGGGAAAATCGTTAGTAAATATAGCTTTAAAGGGGAACTCCTTATCAAATTAGATACAGACGAACCCGAATTGTACACAGAGATGGAATCAGTTTTCGTTGAATACAACGATAATCTGGTTCCATTTTTTATTGAAAAAAGTTCCCTGCATAAAAGCACACTACTGCGTGCAAAGATCGAAGATATCGATACGGAAGATGATGCAGACGATATGATTGGCTGTGAGCTTTATCTCCCACTTACTTTCCTTCCTGAACTAGACGAAGATCAGTTCTACTATCACGAAATTATAGGTTTTAAGGTGATTGATGCTAAACATGGCGACATTGGTATAATCACTTCAATAAACGATAGCACCGCTCAGGCTTTATTCGAAATTAAAAAAGACGATAAAGAAATTCTTATCCCCATGAATGATGAATTTATCGAAAAAATCGACAAGCCAAACCAAACCATCAACGTTACTACTCCTGAAGGACTTATTGATCTTTATTTAGGCTAA
- the leuS gene encoding leucine--tRNA ligase translates to MNYNFNEIEAKWQKYWAENQTFKASNSSEKPKYYVLDMFPYPSGAGLHVGHPLGYIASDIYARYKRHKGFNVLHPQGYDSFGLPAEQYAIQTGQHPAITTKENIARYREQLDKIGFSFDWSREVRTSNPEYYKWTQWIFSELFESWYDLEANKSRAISELEAIFAAEGNTRVKAACDDAIEDFSAEGWNKLYSEEKQRILLKYRLTYLAETEVNWCPQLGTVLANDEIINGVSERGGYPVIRKKMTQWSMRISAFAERLLQGLDNIDWTESLKESQRNWIGKSVGAHVDFKIQNSEFKIGVFTTRPDTIFGVTFMTLAPEHELVKEITTDAQREEVEAYIEATAKRSERERMADVKTISGAFTGAYAEHPFTKEPVPIWIGDYVLAGYGTGAVMAVPCGDQRDYDFAKHFEIPIKDIFENADISEEAHSGKEGTVIANSDFLSGLAYKEALQKSILKLEEIGAGYGKTNYRLRDAVFSRQRYWGEPFPVYYVNGLPQLIDVTHLPLHLPEVEKYLPTETGEPPLGNATDWAWDTAANKVVSNDKIDHETVFPLELNTMPGWAGSSWYLFRYMDAGNDEVFASEAALDYWKNVDLYIGGSEHATGHLLYSRFWTKFLKDRGHLKVEEPFKKLINQGMILGTSAFVYRLEGENKFVSKNLTEGKSVQPIHAPVEFVNASDELDVEAFKNWRPEFKEAEFLTEENGAYVVGREVEKMSKSKYNVVNPDDICNDYGADTLRMYEMFLGPIDQAKPWNTAGITGVHNFLKKLWKLYIKNDQFEVLEEKASADSLKTLHKTIKKVTEDIDNFSFNTSVSTFMICVNELNAQKCNSREVLEPLAVLIAPYAPHIAEELWSKLGYSESISTATYPKFEEKFLVESTKNYPISFNGKMRFTMELPLDMNKDEIEKTVMEDERTQKQLDGRTPKKVIVVPGKIVNIVG, encoded by the coding sequence ATGAACTACAACTTCAACGAAATTGAAGCCAAATGGCAAAAATATTGGGCCGAGAACCAAACTTTTAAAGCATCAAACTCCTCAGAAAAACCTAAATATTACGTACTCGATATGTTTCCTTATCCTTCGGGAGCCGGTTTACATGTTGGGCATCCGCTAGGGTATATTGCGAGTGATATTTATGCGCGTTACAAACGCCATAAAGGTTTTAATGTGTTACATCCACAGGGTTATGATAGTTTTGGACTTCCGGCCGAGCAATATGCGATTCAAACCGGGCAGCATCCTGCAATTACCACTAAAGAGAACATTGCAAGATATCGTGAGCAGTTAGATAAAATTGGGTTTAGTTTCGATTGGAGTAGAGAAGTGCGTACCAGTAATCCGGAATATTACAAATGGACGCAATGGATTTTTAGTGAGTTGTTCGAATCTTGGTACGATTTAGAAGCTAATAAGTCAAGAGCGATTTCTGAATTGGAAGCAATTTTTGCTGCGGAAGGAAATACTCGTGTAAAAGCAGCTTGCGACGATGCTATTGAAGATTTTTCAGCGGAAGGATGGAATAAATTATATTCCGAAGAGAAACAACGAATTTTACTGAAATACAGACTGACCTATCTTGCTGAAACAGAAGTGAACTGGTGTCCGCAACTGGGAACGGTGTTGGCAAACGACGAGATTATAAACGGAGTTTCAGAACGTGGTGGCTATCCGGTGATTCGTAAAAAGATGACGCAATGGAGCATGCGAATTTCGGCTTTTGCAGAGCGCCTGCTTCAAGGTCTCGACAATATCGATTGGACTGAAAGTTTAAAGGAAAGTCAGCGTAACTGGATCGGAAAATCAGTTGGGGCGCATGTAGATTTCAAAATTCAAAATTCAGAATTCAAAATTGGTGTGTTCACCACCCGTCCTGATACGATTTTTGGTGTGACTTTTATGACGCTTGCGCCAGAACACGAATTGGTAAAAGAAATTACTACCGATGCACAACGTGAAGAAGTAGAAGCCTATATCGAAGCGACCGCAAAGCGTAGCGAGCGTGAGCGAATGGCCGATGTAAAAACTATATCAGGAGCATTTACCGGGGCTTATGCCGAGCATCCATTTACCAAAGAACCAGTGCCAATTTGGATTGGGGATTATGTGTTGGCAGGCTACGGAACCGGTGCAGTAATGGCTGTGCCATGTGGCGACCAGCGTGATTATGATTTTGCCAAGCATTTTGAAATTCCGATTAAAGATATTTTTGAAAACGCCGATATTTCTGAAGAAGCTCATAGCGGTAAAGAAGGAACGGTAATCGCTAATTCCGATTTTTTAAGCGGATTAGCATATAAAGAAGCACTACAAAAATCGATTCTTAAGTTAGAAGAAATAGGAGCAGGCTACGGAAAAACCAATTATCGATTACGAGATGCCGTATTTTCGCGCCAGCGGTATTGGGGAGAACCTTTCCCGGTATACTATGTAAATGGTTTACCACAGCTAATCGATGTAACGCATTTGCCGTTGCATTTGCCGGAAGTGGAAAAATATTTACCAACAGAAACCGGAGAACCGCCGTTAGGAAATGCAACCGATTGGGCTTGGGATACTGCAGCTAATAAAGTAGTAAGTAACGATAAGATCGATCATGAAACGGTATTTCCGTTAGAGTTGAACACCATGCCGGGCTGGGCGGGTAGTAGCTGGTATTTATTCCGTTATATGGATGCCGGGAACGATGAGGTTTTTGCTTCTGAAGCAGCATTAGATTACTGGAAGAATGTGGACTTATATATCGGCGGAAGCGAACACGCTACCGGCCATTTATTATATTCCAGATTCTGGACGAAATTCTTGAAAGATCGCGGACATTTAAAAGTAGAAGAGCCTTTTAAAAAGCTGATCAATCAAGGAATGATTTTGGGGACGAGTGCTTTTGTTTATCGTCTTGAAGGTGAAAATAAGTTTGTTTCTAAAAATCTTACTGAAGGAAAATCTGTTCAGCCAATTCATGCTCCGGTAGAATTTGTAAATGCTTCAGATGAATTAGATGTTGAAGCTTTTAAAAATTGGCGACCAGAATTTAAAGAAGCGGAATTTCTTACTGAAGAAAATGGAGCCTATGTTGTAGGTCGTGAGGTTGAAAAAATGTCGAAGTCCAAATATAATGTGGTTAATCCAGATGATATTTGTAACGATTACGGCGCTGATACGTTGCGGATGTATGAAATGTTCTTGGGGCCTATCGATCAGGCGAAACCTTGGAATACCGCCGGAATTACCGGAGTACACAACTTCCTAAAAAAGTTGTGGAAGTTATATATCAAAAACGATCAATTTGAGGTTTTAGAGGAAAAAGCTTCGGCAGATTCGTTAAAAACATTGCATAAAACCATTAAAAAAGTCACGGAAGATATTGATAATTTCAGTTTTAATACGTCGGTTTCTACGTTTATGATTTGTGTGAATGAACTGAATGCACAAAAATGTAACAGCCGCGAAGTTTTAGAACCTTTAGCAGTTTTAATAGCGCCTTATGCACCACATATTGCTGAAGAATTATGGAGTAAGTTGGGATATTCAGAATCCATTTCAACCGCTACTTACCCTAAATTTGAAGAGAAATTTTTAGTAGAAAGCACTAAAAATTATCCAATCTCATTTAATGGTAAAATGCGTTTTACGATGGAGTTACCATTAGATATGAACAAAGATGAGATCGAAAAAACGGTAATGGAAGACGAGCGTACTCAAAAACAGTTAGATGGTAGAACTCCTAAAAAAGTGATCGTGGTACCAGGTAAAATTGTAAATATTGTAGGCTAA
- a CDS encoding ketopantoate reductase family protein, producing MRILVYGTGGVGGYFGGRLAQASHDVTFIAKNESLKAIRENGLVVKSVNGDFTVHPAKVTDDISEVETPELVILGLKSWQIKDAAKQLKSIITEETMVLPLQNGADNMEKLQEILPKRNVLAGFCRIYSKKEAPGVINHFQFDPEIIFGELDNEKSDRVLKLKEIFNNSGFKGIVPDDIYKAIWKKFSFIATVSGLGGLTRVSIGEMWQDDYLQDVLKKTGLEIQAIAQAKGVNFDDEDIAKLFQFIGKQGETATASTQRDIMAGRPSELENFNGYIVKQGKKLGIETPVNEFIYRALLPMEKEARN from the coding sequence ATGAGAATTCTTGTATACGGCACTGGTGGTGTTGGCGGTTATTTTGGAGGTCGTCTGGCACAGGCGAGCCACGACGTTACTTTTATTGCCAAGAACGAAAGTTTAAAAGCGATTAGGGAAAACGGACTTGTCGTTAAGAGTGTAAATGGTGATTTTACGGTACATCCTGCAAAAGTAACCGATGATATTAGTGAAGTTGAAACGCCAGAATTGGTAATTTTAGGTTTGAAATCCTGGCAAATAAAAGATGCTGCAAAACAACTAAAATCGATTATTACTGAAGAAACTATGGTATTGCCGCTGCAAAATGGTGCCGATAATATGGAAAAACTTCAGGAAATATTGCCTAAAAGGAATGTTTTGGCTGGTTTTTGCCGAATTTATAGTAAAAAAGAAGCGCCGGGAGTAATTAATCATTTTCAGTTTGATCCTGAAATTATTTTCGGAGAATTGGATAACGAAAAATCAGATCGGGTTTTAAAATTGAAGGAGATTTTCAATAATTCTGGCTTTAAAGGAATTGTTCCAGATGATATTTATAAAGCGATCTGGAAAAAGTTCAGTTTTATTGCTACCGTTAGCGGCTTGGGTGGATTAACCCGGGTGAGTATAGGAGAAATGTGGCAAGATGATTATTTGCAAGATGTTTTAAAGAAAACTGGCCTTGAAATTCAAGCCATCGCACAAGCAAAGGGAGTTAATTTTGATGATGAAGATATAGCAAAGCTATTTCAGTTTATCGGAAAGCAAGGAGAAACAGCTACTGCTTCAACGCAACGTGATATTATGGCCGGGCGGCCTTCAGAATTGGAGAACTTTAATGGTTATATCGTAAAACAGGGTAAGAAATTAGGAATCGAAACTCCGGTAAACGAATTTATTTATCGGGCGTTGTTGCCAATGGAGAAGGAAGCGAGGAATTAG
- a CDS encoding cell division protein FtsX, which yields MSTSFERYQKRRLISSYFSVVLSIALVLFLLGMLGLLVLNTKKVADHFKEQIALTVYFNDGAKEEAMQKLTKSLDTASYTKSVTFVSKEEAAEQTKEAIGEDFMEFLDYNPLQNSIDVYMNADFVSSERVEEIAAQLSENSAVDEVSYDKPLISLLNNNLKKISFWVLIVSALFTFIAVLLINSSIRLSVYSKRFTIKTMQMVGATKGFIRRPFIWKSVKLGMIGALVALIGMAAVIYYLNDSFAELNLLADKKLILALFGGVFVTGIVITWLSTFFATTRFLNLQTDELYY from the coding sequence ATGAGCACATCTTTTGAAAGATATCAAAAGCGCCGTTTGATTTCATCCTATTTCTCTGTAGTTCTAAGTATCGCGTTAGTACTTTTCTTACTGGGAATGCTGGGTTTATTGGTATTAAACACCAAAAAAGTAGCAGATCATTTTAAAGAGCAAATTGCTTTGACGGTTTATTTTAATGATGGCGCCAAAGAGGAAGCGATGCAGAAACTAACCAAAAGTTTAGATACCGCTTCTTATACAAAATCGGTAACTTTTGTATCTAAAGAAGAAGCTGCTGAACAAACAAAAGAAGCTATTGGGGAAGATTTTATGGAATTTTTGGATTACAATCCACTTCAAAATTCTATTGATGTTTATATGAATGCCGACTTTGTTTCTTCGGAAAGGGTTGAAGAAATTGCAGCTCAACTCTCAGAAAATAGCGCCGTAGATGAAGTTTCTTACGACAAGCCATTAATTTCTTTACTGAATAACAATCTTAAAAAGATAAGCTTCTGGGTTTTAATCGTTAGTGCATTGTTCACTTTTATTGCGGTTCTACTTATCAACAGCTCGATAAGATTATCGGTGTACTCTAAACGTTTTACAATAAAAACCATGCAAATGGTTGGCGCTACCAAAGGTTTTATACGCCGCCCATTTATTTGGAAAAGCGTAAAGCTAGGAATGATTGGCGCTTTGGTAGCACTTATAGGAATGGCTGCTGTAATTTATTATCTAAACGATAGTTTTGCTGAGTTAAATTTACTGGCCGACAAAAAACTTATATTAGCCTTATTTGGTGGTGTTTTTGTAACAGGTATCGTAATAACCTGGCTAAGTACCTTTTTCGCCACCACAAGATTTTTAAATTTACAAACAGATGAGCTTTATTACTAA
- a CDS encoding DUF3098 domain-containing protein: MSNNTKPQQQDKNFVFGKKNYKFMFIGLAVIALGFILMAGGGSDDPNEFNEAVYNFQRIRLAPTIVLIGFGIQVFAILVNPNKK, translated from the coding sequence ATGAGCAATAACACCAAACCCCAACAACAAGACAAAAATTTTGTATTTGGTAAAAAGAATTACAAATTCATGTTTATCGGTCTGGCGGTAATCGCTTTAGGATTTATTTTGATGGCAGGCGGTGGTAGCGACGATCCTAACGAATTTAATGAAGCTGTTTATAATTTTCAGCGTATTCGCCTTGCCCCAACTATCGTTTTAATTGGTTTTGGGATTCAGGTTTTCGCTATTTTAGTAAACCCAAACAAAAAATAG
- a CDS encoding undecaprenyl-diphosphate phosphatase — translation MDTLDAIILGIIQGLTEFLPVSSSGHLELGKAILGDSSLPEESMMFTVVLHFATGLSTIVVFRKDIFDIFKGLFQFKWNEETQFSAKIIISMIPAALIGVFFEDYLEELFGGSVVFVGFMLIITALLLWLADKAKDTGKPVSFMNAFVIGVSQAIAMLPGISRSGSTISTSVLLGNDKTKAARFSFLMVVPLIFGKIAKDLMDGNITEESVGGSHLIIGFVAAFLSGLVACTWMISLVKKSKLSYFSIYCFIVGIIAIGFGYFA, via the coding sequence TTGGATACTTTAGACGCCATTATCCTGGGAATTATTCAGGGATTAACTGAATTTTTACCCGTTTCTTCTAGCGGACATTTAGAATTAGGAAAAGCCATTTTAGGTGACAGTAGTTTGCCAGAAGAATCTATGATGTTTACCGTAGTCTTACATTTTGCGACGGGCTTAAGTACGATCGTTGTTTTTAGAAAAGACATATTCGACATTTTTAAAGGACTTTTTCAGTTTAAATGGAACGAGGAAACGCAGTTTTCAGCCAAGATTATTATCTCTATGATTCCGGCTGCGCTAATCGGTGTCTTTTTTGAAGATTATTTAGAAGAACTTTTTGGTGGCAGTGTTGTTTTTGTGGGCTTTATGCTAATTATTACCGCACTTTTACTCTGGCTTGCTGATAAAGCAAAAGATACAGGTAAACCGGTAAGTTTTATGAATGCCTTCGTGATTGGTGTTTCACAGGCTATCGCCATGTTACCGGGGATTTCACGAAGCGGTTCTACAATCTCAACTTCAGTTCTTTTAGGAAACGACAAAACCAAAGCAGCTCGTTTTTCATTTTTAATGGTAGTGCCATTGATTTTTGGAAAAATAGCCAAAGATTTAATGGATGGGAATATTACTGAAGAATCTGTTGGTGGTTCCCATTTAATTATTGGTTTTGTTGCCGCCTTCTTATCTGGTCTTGTTGCCTGTACCTGGATGATTTCTCTGGTAAAAAAGAGCAAACTCTCTTATTTCTCTATTTACTGTTTTATCGTAGGAATTATCGCTATTGGCTTTGGCTATTTTGCATAA
- the truB gene encoding tRNA pseudouridine(55) synthase TruB: MDHPIITAEEFKAGQILLFDKPLNWTSFQLVNKVRWMIRKSCDIKKIKVGHAGTLDPLATGLLIICTGKFTKRIPELQGQIKEYTGSFKLGATTPSYDLETEIDETFPTDHISKENITETTKSFIGDIEQYPPVFSALKKDGKRLYEYARKGEKVEIKSRRISIQEFEINASDFPNINFRVVCSKGTYIRSLAHDFGKKLDSGAHLSALRRTKIGDFSVKNSLSLDDFEKQLPRPISNS; the protein is encoded by the coding sequence ATGGATCATCCTATAATTACTGCTGAAGAATTTAAAGCAGGACAAATCTTACTTTTCGACAAACCATTAAACTGGACCTCATTTCAGCTTGTGAATAAAGTACGGTGGATGATTCGTAAAAGCTGCGATATTAAAAAGATTAAAGTTGGCCATGCCGGAACTTTAGATCCCTTGGCAACCGGGCTTCTAATTATTTGCACCGGGAAATTCACCAAAAGAATACCAGAACTACAGGGACAAATTAAAGAATACACCGGCTCATTTAAATTAGGTGCAACAACGCCTTCTTATGATCTGGAAACTGAAATCGACGAAACTTTCCCGACAGACCATATTTCTAAAGAAAATATAACCGAAACTACCAAAAGCTTTATTGGAGACATTGAACAATATCCGCCGGTATTTTCCGCATTAAAAAAAGACGGAAAACGACTTTACGAATATGCTCGAAAAGGCGAAAAAGTTGAAATAAAATCTAGAAGAATAAGTATCCAAGAATTTGAAATTAATGCTTCAGATTTTCCAAATATTAACTTCAGGGTAGTTTGCAGCAAAGGAACTTATATAAGAAGTCTTGCCCACGATTTTGGTAAAAAACTTGATAGCGGCGCACATCTTTCCGCATTAAGAAGAACTAAAATTGGTGATTTTAGCGTAAAAAATAGTTTAAGCCTTGATGATTTTGAAAAACAATTACCAAGGCCCATTTCAAATTCCTAG
- a CDS encoding DNA-3-methyladenine glycosylase I yields the protein MTEKHRCGWCLGDNLYEDYHDEEWGVPVHDEQKLFEFLILETFQAGLSWITILRKRENFREAFDNFDYKKIADYSEDKIQQLLKNSGIIRNKLKVRSAVSNAQHFIKLQEEFGSFDHYIWSFVNHKPIQNKVENYKEAPATTEISDKLSKDLKKRGFKFVGSTVMYAFMQATGMVNDHEVSCFRYKEVKQLSQ from the coding sequence ATGACTGAAAAACATAGATGTGGCTGGTGTTTAGGTGACAATTTATATGAAGATTATCATGATGAAGAATGGGGTGTACCGGTACACGATGAACAAAAGTTATTTGAGTTTTTGATTTTGGAAACTTTTCAGGCTGGTTTAAGCTGGATCACTATTTTACGAAAGCGAGAAAACTTTAGGGAAGCTTTTGATAATTTCGATTATAAAAAAATCGCTGATTATTCTGAAGATAAAATCCAGCAGTTACTTAAAAATTCGGGGATTATTCGGAACAAATTAAAAGTAAGAAGCGCGGTTTCCAATGCACAGCATTTTATAAAACTTCAAGAAGAGTTTGGTAGTTTTGATCACTATATCTGGAGCTTTGTAAACCATAAACCAATCCAAAATAAAGTTGAAAATTATAAAGAGGCACCTGCCACTACAGAAATTAGCGATAAGTTAAGTAAAGACCTTAAAAAAAGAGGATTCAAATTTGTTGGTTCTACCGTGATGTATGCTTTTATGCAAGCCACCGGAATGGTTAACGATCACGAAGTTTCTTGTTTTCGATATAAAGAAGTAAAACAACTTTCGCAATAA
- the aat gene encoding leucyl/phenylalanyl-tRNA--protein transferase: MQILKPYDPFPNVAYASDDGLLAIGGSLTEDRLIEAYSKGIFPWYDDSQPILWWCPDPRMVLFPQKLKVSKSMKQLLKKEAFKVTYNEAFETIIDNCAQISRKGQQGTWITPEMKRAYSGLHQKGIAQSVEVWENGEIVGGLYGIYLKHKKVFCGESMFAKVSNASKYGFINLVRKLQEKGVELIDCQVYTAHLESLGAEEISRNEFLNFLK; this comes from the coding sequence GTGCAAATTCTAAAACCATACGATCCATTTCCTAATGTAGCTTACGCTTCAGATGACGGATTGCTTGCCATTGGCGGGTCGCTAACAGAAGACCGCTTAATAGAAGCTTATTCTAAAGGAATTTTCCCTTGGTATGATGATTCTCAGCCGATTTTGTGGTGGTGTCCAGATCCCAGGATGGTTTTATTTCCGCAGAAATTAAAAGTTTCAAAAAGCATGAAACAATTGCTGAAGAAAGAAGCTTTTAAAGTGACTTATAATGAAGCTTTTGAAACGATCATAGATAATTGTGCTCAAATAAGTAGAAAGGGGCAGCAAGGAACCTGGATTACGCCAGAGATGAAACGAGCATATTCTGGTTTGCATCAAAAAGGAATTGCACAGTCTGTTGAGGTTTGGGAGAATGGCGAAATTGTAGGAGGTTTGTATGGGATTTATCTAAAACATAAAAAAGTGTTTTGCGGGGAAAGTATGTTTGCTAAAGTAAGTAATGCTTCAAAATATGGTTTTATAAATTTAGTAAGGAAACTTCAGGAGAAAGGAGTAGAACTTATAGACTGCCAGGTTTATACTGCTCATTTAGAAAGCCTTGGTGCTGAGGAAATTTCTAGAAACGAGTTTTTGAATTTTTTGAAATAA
- a CDS encoding DUF3127 domain-containing protein, producing the protein MEVQGKIKLIGDTKTFGNNGFRKRELVVTTEEQYPQHLMIEFVQDKTDLLNSYQVGQPVKVGINLRGREWVSPQGETKYFNSIQGWRIENLQPSQPGGQNVPPPADQFEPAQDFKDEDYDDLPF; encoded by the coding sequence ATGGAAGTACAAGGAAAGATTAAATTAATCGGAGATACCAAAACTTTTGGTAATAACGGATTTAGAAAAAGAGAATTAGTTGTCACTACAGAAGAGCAATATCCACAGCATTTAATGATTGAGTTTGTTCAGGATAAAACAGATCTTTTAAACAGTTATCAGGTAGGGCAGCCTGTTAAAGTTGGTATTAACCTTCGTGGTAGAGAATGGGTAAGCCCACAGGGGGAAACCAAATATTTTAATTCTATCCAGGGATGGAGAATTGAAAATCTACAACCATCACAACCGGGTGGTCAAAACGTGCCGCCACCGGCAGATCAATTTGAGCCTGCACAAGATTTTAAAGACGAAGATTACGACGATCTTCCTTTCTAA
- a CDS encoding flavin reductase family protein: MLSIDSKESPSGALYRYLSGAVGPRPIAFASTLDAEGRPNLAPFSFFNVFSANPPILVFSPVRRGKDGSLKHTFLNLQVVKECVINIVDYKMVQQMSLSSTDYAKGVNEFEKSGLTMQQSDLVKPFRVAESPVQFECKVNEIIELGDEGGAGNLVICEILKTHIKEEILDEDGYIDQVKIDQVARMGGNWYTRAKDGMFEVPKPIANLGIGVDAIPQGIRESNILTGNDLGKLGNVENLPTLEESKLYVSEDDLFTEIIAAKETEAIHKQAQLLLEKGMVIEAWKLLLANF; encoded by the coding sequence ATGTTAAGTATAGATTCTAAGGAATCACCTTCTGGCGCCCTTTACAGATATTTGAGTGGAGCGGTAGGGCCAAGGCCTATTGCATTTGCAAGTACGTTAGATGCTGAGGGACGACCAAATTTGGCTCCTTTTAGTTTCTTTAATGTGTTTAGTGCTAATCCTCCAATATTGGTGTTTTCACCCGTAAGACGAGGTAAAGATGGTAGCCTGAAACATACATTTTTAAATCTGCAGGTTGTTAAGGAATGTGTAATCAATATTGTAGATTACAAAATGGTACAGCAAATGTCTTTAAGTAGTACAGATTATGCTAAAGGTGTAAACGAATTTGAAAAATCTGGGCTTACCATGCAGCAATCAGATTTGGTGAAGCCATTTAGGGTCGCAGAATCTCCGGTTCAGTTTGAATGTAAAGTAAACGAAATTATAGAACTTGGAGATGAAGGCGGAGCAGGAAATTTGGTAATATGTGAAATTTTAAAAACACATATTAAAGAAGAAATTCTGGACGAAGATGGTTATATCGACCAGGTAAAGATCGATCAGGTTGCTCGAATGGGCGGAAATTGGTATACTCGTGCCAAAGATGGGATGTTCGAAGTACCAAAACCAATCGCCAATTTAGGGATTGGAGTAGATGCAATTCCGCAGGGAATTAGAGAAAGTAATATCTTAACAGGAAATGATCTTGGTAAATTAGGAAATGTAGAAAATCTGCCTACTTTAGAAGAGTCGAAATTATATGTTTCTGAAGATGATTTATTTACAGAGATTATTGCAGCAAAAGAAACAGAAGCAATTCATAAACAGGCGCAATTATTGCTGGAAAAAGGAATGGTAATAGAGGCGTGGAAATTATTACTAGCAAATTTTTAA